In Oleiharenicola lentus, the following are encoded in one genomic region:
- a CDS encoding TonB-dependent receptor plug domain-containing protein, whose translation MKTPRTVVFALFAAAASGQGLLAQTAPAPTPATPAEQEEVLVLSPFEVTAEEDTGYVATSTLAGTRIRTDLKDVGSAISVITKEFMKDIGATDNSTLLQYTTNAEVAGTRGTYAGLGNGTSVDETGSLRAPGGAQRVRGLASADNTRDFFTTDIPWDGYNVDRIDIQRGPNSILFGLGSPAGIVNASLNGAMFRNRGGLEYRFGSYGSQRTSLDFNQVLIDNVLAVRFDALYNQEKYQQDPAYQNDKRIYGALRFDPQLFKDPSFRTSLKIKYENGEIKANRPRNIPPQDSITPWFRPINLDPNNLQGGMGKLAVPNGYTIGSAAATFSPWLGGLVNQQQPLWLIDGTSNQLYRIYGGYVNTGALNAAGVPQGASTSIIGQRYADVFSQIGSFNAYANNARLTNFQYGQYRNMSLTDPTVFDFYNQLIDGPTKNEWEGWDAYNVDLSQTAFDDRLGVQLTYDRQKYNRGGQALLGNPTLNIDILQNFQDYVTGPTNASNGNVANSNFGRPYIAGGPGRGNSYESDRKYLRGSIFGEVRAGDFLDRDSFLTKLLGKHRFNGVYSSEKYNTENRSWQMYANSAAYAAYKLQGNPDGITNLPPVAVIYLGPSLASASSASGANIPGIQSAVTLQDGNIYQFDSTWRNPTGVNFSDPWNVPANLQPFFNGNPVINTATGLPYAQLTQVSNPANYVGWNNNFQNKLLRYNNGEDLSLLTAAAKSLRQTTSYAGSWQGFLWNDAIVATAGWRYDEVKSKNVTAQPTAGAAARGALNLNPSVYKLPDAFPLSQVFKDHSTAGGVVVHINKLLGDRDPLPINVSLSYNKSNNFQVTDLRRDIYGNSIGNPTGQTKEYGLLLSTKDGKYSLNARKYETALSGASTQLDNSGIYGTIRDALNWRNIKVYYMSAYAWSTAGQTNLNPYTGQRYLWDPVYVSTTTGRPVASGALATGPAGSRLETVTEANTRRDAAIKAINDMQIWLAGKGYFTAWNYGAGPTTQAALQTRGQYEANPILPNPASVYDYRTAPLMQGFAVTADTQSKGYEFELTANPIKGLRVALNASKTTAVRTNVGGPVLDELVAYMDTLMAGPAGDLVRFNSDYSAGNELRQAWNPWRGQYTLLKLQENTAASELRKWRYNAVANYTFQGGRLKNLSIGGSYRWQDKVVIGYPLVPGAAGLASFDLNQPYYGPAEDALDVWVGYERKLSDKINWRIQVNVRNVGDNNGLIPISVQPDGRTWASVRIAPTQEWFVTNSFSF comes from the coding sequence ATGAAGACACCAAGAACAGTCGTGTTCGCCTTGTTCGCGGCCGCTGCCTCCGGGCAGGGCTTGCTTGCCCAGACCGCTCCGGCACCCACCCCGGCCACTCCTGCGGAGCAGGAGGAGGTCCTCGTGCTCTCACCCTTCGAAGTGACTGCCGAGGAGGATACCGGTTATGTGGCCACCTCCACCCTCGCCGGCACCCGCATCCGCACTGACCTCAAGGACGTCGGCTCCGCGATCAGCGTCATCACCAAGGAATTCATGAAGGACATCGGTGCGACCGACAACAGCACCCTGCTCCAATACACGACCAACGCCGAGGTGGCCGGCACCCGCGGCACCTATGCCGGCCTGGGCAACGGCACCAGCGTGGACGAAACCGGCAGCCTGCGCGCGCCCGGTGGCGCCCAGCGCGTGCGCGGTCTCGCCTCGGCGGACAACACCCGTGACTTCTTCACGACCGACATCCCGTGGGACGGCTACAATGTGGACCGCATCGACATTCAGCGCGGCCCCAACTCCATCCTCTTTGGTCTTGGCAGTCCGGCGGGCATCGTGAACGCCTCGCTGAACGGCGCCATGTTCCGCAACCGTGGCGGCCTGGAGTATCGCTTCGGTTCCTACGGCAGCCAGCGCACCAGCCTCGATTTCAACCAGGTGCTGATCGACAACGTCCTCGCGGTCCGTTTCGACGCCCTCTACAATCAGGAGAAATACCAGCAGGATCCCGCCTACCAGAACGACAAGCGCATCTATGGCGCCCTCCGCTTCGACCCGCAGCTCTTCAAGGATCCCTCGTTCCGCACGAGCCTGAAGATCAAGTATGAGAACGGTGAGATCAAAGCCAACCGCCCGCGCAATATCCCGCCGCAGGACAGCATCACCCCGTGGTTCCGGCCGATCAATCTCGACCCCAACAATCTCCAGGGCGGCATGGGCAAGCTCGCCGTCCCGAACGGTTACACCATCGGCTCCGCCGCCGCGACCTTCAGCCCCTGGCTCGGCGGTCTCGTCAACCAGCAGCAGCCGCTCTGGCTGATCGACGGCACGAGCAACCAGCTCTACCGCATCTACGGCGGTTATGTGAACACGGGCGCGCTCAACGCCGCCGGTGTGCCGCAGGGCGCCTCCACCTCGATCATCGGACAGCGCTACGCCGACGTGTTCTCCCAGATCGGCAGTTTCAACGCCTACGCCAACAATGCGCGCCTGACCAATTTCCAATACGGTCAATACCGCAACATGTCGCTGACCGATCCCACGGTCTTCGATTTCTACAACCAGCTGATCGACGGCCCGACCAAGAACGAGTGGGAAGGCTGGGATGCCTACAATGTGGACCTCAGCCAGACCGCCTTCGACGACCGTCTCGGCGTGCAGCTGACCTATGACCGCCAGAAGTACAACCGCGGCGGTCAGGCCCTGCTCGGCAACCCGACCCTCAACATCGACATCCTGCAGAACTTCCAGGATTACGTCACCGGCCCGACCAACGCCAGCAACGGCAACGTCGCCAACTCGAACTTCGGGCGTCCCTACATCGCCGGCGGCCCCGGTCGCGGCAATTCCTACGAGAGCGACCGCAAGTATCTGCGCGGTTCGATTTTCGGTGAAGTCCGCGCCGGCGACTTCCTCGACCGCGACAGCTTCCTGACGAAGCTGCTCGGCAAGCACCGCTTCAACGGCGTTTACAGCAGCGAGAAATACAACACCGAGAACCGCTCGTGGCAGATGTATGCCAACTCCGCGGCCTACGCGGCCTACAAGCTGCAGGGCAATCCCGACGGCATCACCAACCTGCCCCCGGTGGCGGTGATCTACCTCGGGCCCTCGCTCGCCAGCGCCAGCTCGGCGTCCGGCGCCAACATCCCCGGCATCCAGTCGGCGGTCACGCTGCAGGATGGCAACATCTACCAGTTTGACTCCACCTGGCGGAATCCGACGGGCGTCAACTTCAGCGATCCGTGGAACGTGCCGGCCAACCTGCAGCCGTTCTTCAACGGCAATCCCGTGATCAATACGGCGACCGGCCTGCCCTACGCGCAGCTCACGCAGGTTTCCAATCCCGCCAACTACGTCGGCTGGAACAACAACTTCCAAAACAAGCTGCTGCGTTACAACAACGGCGAGGATCTCAGCCTGCTCACGGCCGCGGCCAAGAGCCTGCGTCAGACCACCTCCTATGCCGGCTCCTGGCAGGGCTTCCTCTGGAACGACGCCATCGTGGCCACGGCCGGCTGGCGCTATGATGAGGTGAAGAGCAAAAACGTCACGGCTCAGCCCACCGCCGGGGCGGCCGCTCGGGGTGCGCTCAATCTGAACCCGAGCGTTTACAAGCTGCCCGACGCCTTCCCGCTGTCGCAGGTCTTCAAGGACCACTCGACTGCCGGTGGGGTGGTCGTGCATATCAACAAGCTGCTCGGCGACCGTGACCCGCTCCCGATCAACGTCAGCCTGTCGTATAACAAGTCGAACAACTTCCAGGTGACCGACCTGCGCCGCGACATCTACGGCAATTCGATCGGCAACCCGACCGGACAGACGAAGGAGTATGGCCTCCTGCTCTCCACCAAGGACGGCAAGTATTCCCTCAACGCCAGGAAGTATGAGACCGCCCTGTCAGGTGCCAGCACCCAGCTGGATAACAGCGGCATCTACGGCACGATCCGCGACGCGCTGAACTGGCGCAACATCAAGGTCTATTACATGTCCGCCTATGCGTGGTCCACGGCCGGCCAGACCAACCTCAATCCCTACACCGGTCAGCGTTATCTCTGGGACCCGGTCTACGTCAGCACGACGACCGGTCGCCCGGTGGCCTCCGGCGCCCTCGCCACCGGCCCCGCCGGTTCCCGCCTCGAGACCGTCACCGAGGCCAACACCCGGCGCGACGCCGCCATCAAGGCGATCAACGACATGCAGATCTGGCTCGCCGGCAAGGGCTACTTCACGGCGTGGAACTACGGCGCGGGCCCGACGACGCAGGCCGCTCTGCAGACCCGCGGCCAGTATGAGGCCAACCCCATCCTCCCGAATCCGGCCAGCGTGTATGATTACCGCACGGCCCCGCTGATGCAGGGTTTCGCGGTGACCGCCGACACGCAGTCGAAGGGTTACGAGTTCGAGCTCACGGCCAACCCGATCAAGGGCCTCCGCGTCGCGCTCAATGCCTCCAAGACGACCGCCGTCCGCACCAATGTGGGTGGCCCGGTGCTCGACGAACTGGTCGCCTACATGGACACGCTGATGGCCGGCCCCGCCGGCGATCTCGTCCGGTTCAACTCCGACTACTCCGCCGGCAATGAACTCCGTCAGGCCTGGAATCCCTGGCGCGGCCAATACACCCTGCTCAAGCTGCAGGAAAACACCGCCGCTTCCGAACTCCGCAAGTGGCGCTACAACGCCGTGGCCAACTACACGTTCCAGGGCGGCCGCCTCAAGAACCTCAGCATCGGCGGCAGCTACCGCTGGCAGGACAAGGTCGTGATCGGCTACCCGCTCGTGCCGGGCGCCGCCGGTCTCGCCAGCTTCGACCTGAACCAGCCCTACTACGGCCCCGCGGAAGACGCCCTCGACGTCTGGGTCGGCTATGAGCGCAAGCTCAGCGACAAGATCAACTGGCGCATCCAGGTGAACGTCCGGAATGTCGGCGACAACAACGGCCTCATTCCGATCTCCGTCCAGCCCGATGGCCGCACCTGGGCCTCGGTCCGCATCGCTCCCACCCAGGAGTGGTTCGTGACGAACTCGTTCTCGTTCTAA
- a CDS encoding FKBP-type peptidyl-prolyl cis-trans isomerase, translated as MKKKPAPPVTASTITPLALFSLSLNTALFGWIFYTREPKTPPPPAPSPSPVLWSRELAPYAALGSFMAENNRISDLKWTPEQFAAFQDGFRSSFEGRGLPLDEPAAKLRDAISAKVQSMLEAERPDPVRDYFRFLREKENVKQLPSGLHYRITEEGTGEPPTAADTVVISYAAGLPEGKTLPALSGTRVKAAVKDLLPGLGEGVQLLRVGGKALIYVPPALSFKPRDWPPQLPRDTPLVFFVELHDIAPAR; from the coding sequence ATGAAAAAGAAGCCCGCTCCGCCTGTCACCGCTTCGACCATCACGCCCTTGGCGTTGTTTTCCCTGTCGTTGAACACGGCCCTCTTCGGCTGGATTTTCTACACCCGCGAACCAAAGACACCGCCTCCACCCGCCCCGTCTCCATCCCCGGTTTTGTGGTCGCGCGAGCTGGCGCCCTACGCCGCGCTAGGATCTTTCATGGCGGAAAACAACCGTATCTCCGACCTCAAGTGGACGCCGGAGCAGTTCGCCGCGTTTCAGGATGGTTTCCGCTCGAGCTTCGAGGGCCGCGGGCTGCCGCTTGATGAGCCCGCGGCTAAACTGCGCGACGCAATCAGCGCCAAGGTCCAGTCCATGCTCGAGGCCGAACGGCCCGATCCGGTGCGCGACTACTTCCGCTTCCTCCGGGAAAAGGAGAATGTGAAGCAGCTGCCCAGCGGTCTGCACTACCGCATCACCGAAGAGGGCACGGGCGAGCCGCCCACGGCCGCCGACACCGTGGTCATCAGCTACGCAGCCGGTCTGCCCGAGGGCAAGACCCTGCCGGCGCTCTCCGGCACGCGCGTGAAGGCGGCCGTGAAGGACCTGCTGCCCGGCCTTGGCGAGGGCGTGCAACTGCTCCGCGTGGGCGGCAAGGCTCTCATCTACGTCCCTCCGGCCCTATCGTTCAAACCGCGCGACTGGCCGCCGCAACTCCCGCGGGACACACCGCTGGTTTTCTTCGTAGAATTGCACGACATTGCCCCCGCGCGCTGA
- a CDS encoding GH1 family beta-glucosidase — MTPLRFPAGFTWGVATAAPQIEGAAFTDGKSPSVWDTFSRQPGAVLNGDTLDVACDHYHRFDGDFALMRKLGIRHYRLSLAWPRILPDGDGAVNQKGVDFYHRLFDSMAKHGITPWVTMFHWDLPQALEDRGGWRVRGTAEAFARYADVIVKAYGDRVKNWITLNEIFCFTRLGYGTGSKAPGHRESERIVNQTYHHALLAHGHGMRAVREHGGRGARAGLTDNVIVTLPLDLRAENVAAARRAFVEENVRVLEPLFTGRYGAAYCRITGRDGAKTEKGDLPLISQKMDFLGLNIYTGFFVRAGKGGRPEKVPFPARFPASDCAWLYLLPQVLYWGPKHVTDLYGPLPLYITENGAGYNEEAPAAGGEVPDLHRREYVRNCLAQLRAAMREGVPAKGYFLWSFLDNYEWEDGYQRRFGIVHNDFETQRRTPKLSARWYAEVIRRNALI, encoded by the coding sequence ATGACACCTCTCCGCTTCCCTGCCGGCTTCACGTGGGGCGTGGCCACCGCCGCGCCCCAGATCGAGGGCGCCGCTTTCACCGATGGCAAAAGTCCGTCCGTCTGGGACACGTTCAGCCGCCAGCCGGGCGCCGTGCTCAACGGCGACACACTCGACGTTGCGTGCGACCACTACCACCGTTTCGACGGGGATTTCGCGCTGATGCGGAAGCTCGGCATCCGCCACTACCGGTTGTCGCTCGCCTGGCCGCGCATCCTGCCGGACGGAGACGGTGCCGTGAACCAAAAGGGCGTCGATTTCTATCACCGGCTGTTCGACTCGATGGCGAAGCACGGCATCACGCCGTGGGTGACGATGTTCCACTGGGACCTGCCGCAGGCCCTCGAGGACCGTGGCGGCTGGCGCGTGCGCGGCACGGCCGAGGCGTTCGCGCGCTACGCCGACGTGATCGTGAAGGCCTACGGCGACCGGGTGAAGAACTGGATCACCCTGAACGAGATTTTCTGCTTCACCCGGCTCGGTTACGGCACCGGCAGCAAGGCGCCCGGCCACCGCGAGTCCGAGCGGATCGTCAACCAGACCTACCATCATGCGCTGCTGGCCCACGGCCACGGCATGCGCGCGGTGCGGGAGCACGGCGGCCGCGGCGCCCGCGCCGGCCTGACCGACAATGTCATCGTTACACTCCCGCTCGACCTGCGTGCGGAAAACGTCGCGGCAGCGCGGCGCGCCTTCGTCGAGGAGAACGTGCGCGTGCTCGAGCCGCTGTTCACCGGTCGCTACGGCGCGGCCTACTGCCGCATCACCGGTCGTGACGGCGCGAAGACGGAGAAAGGCGACCTGCCGCTCATCTCCCAGAAAATGGATTTCCTCGGGCTCAACATCTACACGGGCTTCTTCGTCCGCGCGGGCAAGGGCGGCCGGCCCGAGAAAGTGCCGTTCCCGGCGCGTTTCCCGGCGTCCGACTGCGCGTGGCTCTACCTGCTGCCGCAGGTGCTCTACTGGGGCCCGAAGCACGTCACCGACCTCTACGGCCCGCTGCCGCTCTACATCACCGAGAACGGCGCCGGCTACAACGAGGAGGCTCCCGCCGCTGGCGGCGAAGTGCCCGACCTGCATCGCCGCGAATACGTCCGCAACTGCCTCGCCCAGCTCCGCGCCGCCATGCGCGAGGGCGTGCCGGCGAAGGGTTATTTTCTCTGGTCCTTCCTCGACAACTACGAGTGGGAGGACGGCTACCAGCGGCGGTTCGGAATCGTGCACAACGATTTTGAAACCCAACGCCGAACGCCGAAGCTCAGCGCCAGGTGGTATGCCGAGGTCATCCGGCGCAATGCCCTGATCTGA
- a CDS encoding LacI family DNA-binding transcriptional regulator, protein MKERVTQTDIARAAGVHNTTVSLSLRNSRLIPLETRERIQSIARSLGYSPDPALRALAAYRNACRQQRRAETLVYLTRGDTRQGWRQSPVEGIYFTAAERRATELGFNFRHMWLDEPGMNPRRLDRMLAHEGIRCLLLAPHLPIGETLDTMDWSRLCAVRIGNSSLLAPDLNQVSTDVGAIVRLALRQVLLAGYQRPGLVLPRRTDELADRTWSAAFGAEQYRRNLPSLPVLLLPDSPVECSHALVSWHRLHRPDVVLGVSPLVRPLLRQSGFEVPASVAYVDLLLQDVLGTLAGVQGNHARIGELAVELLNAQLEKNQFGLPTVPTITSVAGRWCDGASLPSRRPATDEQPAAILPANLVA, encoded by the coding sequence ATGAAGGAACGGGTCACGCAGACGGACATCGCGCGCGCCGCCGGGGTGCACAACACCACGGTTTCGCTTTCATTGCGCAACTCCCGGCTGATTCCGTTGGAGACGCGTGAACGCATCCAGTCCATCGCGCGTTCCTTGGGTTACTCGCCTGATCCGGCCCTGCGCGCCCTCGCCGCCTACCGCAACGCGTGCCGGCAACAGCGCCGCGCCGAGACGCTCGTCTACCTCACCCGGGGCGACACCCGGCAGGGCTGGCGCCAGTCGCCGGTGGAGGGGATTTATTTCACCGCCGCCGAGCGCCGGGCGACCGAGCTGGGTTTCAACTTCCGTCACATGTGGCTCGACGAACCGGGCATGAATCCCCGCCGCCTCGACCGCATGCTCGCGCATGAGGGCATCCGCTGCCTCCTGCTGGCCCCGCATCTGCCAATCGGCGAGACGCTGGACACGATGGACTGGTCGCGCCTCTGCGCCGTGCGGATCGGCAACTCCTCGCTGCTCGCGCCCGATCTCAACCAGGTTTCCACCGATGTCGGCGCGATCGTGCGGCTGGCCCTCCGCCAGGTGCTGCTCGCGGGTTACCAGCGACCCGGCCTGGTGCTGCCGCGCCGCACGGATGAGCTGGCGGACCGCACCTGGTCCGCGGCCTTCGGCGCGGAACAATACCGCCGCAACCTTCCCTCCCTCCCGGTGCTGCTGCTGCCCGACAGCCCGGTCGAATGCAGCCATGCCCTCGTCAGCTGGCATCGGCTGCACCGTCCCGATGTGGTTCTGGGCGTCAGCCCGCTGGTGCGGCCGCTCCTGCGGCAATCCGGATTCGAGGTGCCGGCGTCCGTCGCGTATGTGGACCTGCTGCTGCAGGACGTGCTCGGCACGCTCGCCGGCGTGCAGGGCAACCATGCCCGGATCGGCGAGCTGGCCGTCGAGCTGCTGAACGCCCAGCTGGAAAAAAACCAGTTCGGGCTGCCGACGGTTCCCACCATCACCTCCGTAGCCGGACGCTGGTGCGACGGGGCCTCCCTGCCCAGCCGGCGGCCCGCGACCGACGAACAGCCCGCCGCGATCCTGCCGGCCAATCTCGTGGCCTGA
- the galB gene encoding beta-galactosidase GalB codes for MITRTRFSVFLCLCLGAAVCAAPRERLPLNDGWRFQSGDPAGNTVDLRYDVRPEIGSRRDDGPADAKPEEAARLAAEAKTVLKPWILPTANAFIKDPAKRHARPAGDPGGDVPYVQAAFDDRAWSEVRLPHDWAIAGPFIRTGDVGGMGRLPSWGIGWYRRKLDLPASDAGKRLFLEIDGAMSYATVWLNGRLVGGWPFGYSSWRVDLTPYAVPGGVNQLAIRLDNPPASSRWYPGGGLYRNVWLTKVSPVHVDQWGTFVSTPQVSGESATVSLEVTLANTAAASATVSVATDIYELDAAGARSGGAVASFSPVELTVGAGERAATHGTLTLANPRLWGPPPTQSPHRYVAVTRVLRGGEVLDTYATKFGIRELKFDPERGVRVNGEPIRLQGVNQHHDLGALGAAFNLRAAERQLEILRDMGCNAIRLSHNPPAPELLELTDRLGFLVINESFDCWERRKTPLDFHLIFPDWSEPDLRALVRRDRNSPSVIMWSIGNEVGEQYTDAAGAAVAKRLHDITREEDPTRPTTTAMNWAKPDMPLPAVVDAINLNYQGEGIRQEPEFEGTDRIRTPPQYPHFRARFPGKLIISSESASAFSSRGVYLFPVSPLVSAPVRDGRGGDSRNHHVSAYELHAVDFGSTADKVFGSLDRHPYVAGEFVWTGWDYLGEPTPYYSARSSYCGIIDLAGFPKDRFWLYQARWRPDHPMAHLLPHWTWPERVGQVTPVHVFTSGDEAELFLNGRSLGRKKKGAYEYRLRWDDVTYEPGKLEVVAYRAGREWARDTVQTAGEPAALALSPDRATIRADGYDLSFVTVRVTDSAGQTAPRATNRVNFTIAGPGEIVATDNGDPTDLEAFPAPSRQAFSGLCLVIIRARPGQAGDIRLTATSAGLRPAETRLTSIP; via the coding sequence ATGATCACCCGCACCCGCTTCTCGGTTTTTCTCTGCCTGTGTCTGGGCGCTGCGGTTTGCGCGGCCCCGCGTGAACGCCTCCCGCTCAACGACGGCTGGCGCTTTCAGTCGGGCGACCCGGCCGGCAACACGGTGGACCTGCGTTACGACGTGCGCCCCGAGATCGGCTCGCGGCGCGACGACGGTCCGGCCGACGCCAAACCCGAGGAGGCCGCGCGCCTCGCGGCCGAGGCAAAGACCGTGCTCAAGCCTTGGATTCTCCCGACCGCCAACGCCTTCATCAAGGATCCCGCGAAGCGCCACGCGCGCCCGGCGGGCGACCCCGGCGGCGACGTGCCTTACGTGCAGGCCGCGTTCGATGACCGCGCGTGGTCGGAAGTGCGTCTCCCGCATGACTGGGCGATCGCCGGCCCGTTCATTCGCACGGGCGATGTCGGGGGCATGGGCCGCCTGCCGAGCTGGGGCATTGGCTGGTATCGCCGCAAGCTCGACCTCCCCGCCAGCGACGCGGGCAAACGCCTCTTCCTCGAGATCGACGGCGCCATGTCTTACGCGACCGTGTGGCTCAACGGCCGGCTCGTGGGCGGCTGGCCGTTCGGATATTCCTCCTGGCGCGTGGATCTGACGCCCTACGCCGTGCCCGGCGGCGTCAACCAGCTCGCCATCCGTCTCGACAACCCGCCGGCCTCGTCGCGCTGGTACCCGGGCGGCGGCCTCTACCGGAACGTGTGGCTTACCAAGGTGTCGCCGGTGCACGTGGACCAGTGGGGCACCTTCGTATCCACGCCGCAGGTTTCCGGGGAGTCTGCCACCGTGAGCCTTGAGGTCACCCTGGCAAACACCGCCGCGGCCTCCGCCACGGTCAGCGTGGCCACGGACATCTACGAACTCGACGCGGCCGGCGCCCGCAGCGGCGGGGCCGTGGCGAGTTTTTCGCCGGTCGAACTGACTGTCGGAGCAGGCGAGCGCGCCGCCACGCACGGCACGCTCACCCTGGCCAATCCGCGCCTCTGGGGTCCGCCACCCACGCAGTCGCCGCATCGCTACGTCGCGGTTACGCGCGTGCTGCGCGGCGGTGAGGTGCTCGACACCTACGCGACGAAATTCGGCATCCGCGAGCTGAAGTTCGACCCTGAGCGTGGCGTGCGCGTGAACGGCGAGCCCATCCGCCTCCAGGGGGTGAACCAGCATCACGATCTCGGTGCGCTGGGCGCGGCCTTCAACCTGCGAGCGGCCGAGCGCCAGTTGGAAATTCTCCGCGACATGGGCTGCAACGCGATCCGCCTGAGCCACAACCCGCCCGCGCCCGAGCTGCTCGAGCTCACCGACCGCCTGGGCTTCCTCGTCATCAACGAGTCCTTCGACTGCTGGGAGCGCCGCAAGACGCCGCTCGATTTCCACCTCATCTTCCCCGACTGGTCCGAGCCCGACCTGCGCGCCCTCGTCCGCCGCGACCGCAACAGCCCGTCGGTCATCATGTGGAGCATCGGCAACGAGGTCGGCGAGCAATACACCGACGCGGCCGGCGCGGCCGTGGCGAAACGATTGCACGACATCACCCGCGAGGAGGACCCCACGCGTCCGACCACCACGGCGATGAACTGGGCCAAGCCCGACATGCCGCTGCCCGCGGTCGTGGACGCCATCAACCTCAACTACCAGGGCGAGGGCATCCGCCAGGAACCCGAGTTCGAGGGCACGGACCGCATCCGCACGCCGCCGCAGTATCCGCATTTCCGGGCCAGATTTCCCGGCAAGCTGATCATCAGCAGCGAAAGCGCTTCGGCCTTCAGCAGCCGCGGCGTCTATTTGTTCCCGGTTTCGCCCCTGGTCAGCGCCCCCGTGCGCGACGGCCGCGGTGGGGACTCGCGCAACCACCACGTCTCCGCCTACGAACTGCACGCGGTGGACTTCGGCTCCACGGCTGACAAGGTTTTCGGCTCGCTCGACCGGCATCCCTACGTGGCGGGCGAATTCGTGTGGACCGGCTGGGATTACCTTGGTGAGCCCACGCCCTACTACTCCGCTCGCAGCTCCTACTGCGGCATCATTGATCTCGCGGGTTTCCCCAAGGATCGGTTCTGGCTCTACCAGGCGCGTTGGCGGCCGGACCACCCGATGGCCCACCTGCTCCCGCACTGGACCTGGCCGGAGCGCGTCGGCCAGGTCACGCCCGTGCATGTCTTCACGTCCGGCGACGAAGCCGAGCTCTTTCTCAACGGCCGCTCGCTTGGTCGGAAAAAGAAGGGCGCCTACGAATACCGCCTGCGCTGGGACGACGTCACCTACGAGCCGGGCAAACTGGAAGTCGTCGCCTACCGGGCCGGTCGTGAGTGGGCGCGCGACACGGTGCAGACCGCGGGCGAACCCGCCGCCCTCGCGTTGTCGCCCGATCGCGCCACGATCCGGGCCGACGGCTACGATCTGTCGTTTGTCACCGTGCGGGTGACCGATTCGGCCGGGCAGACCGCCCCGCGCGCCACGAACCGCGTCAACTTCACCATCGCCGGCCCGGGTGAAATTGTCGCGACCGACAACGGCGACCCTACCGACCTTGAAGCCTTTCCCGCGCCCTCGCGCCAGGCCTTCAGCGGCCTCTGCCTCGTCATCATCCGCGCCCGGCCCGGCCAGGCGGGCGACATCCGGCTCACGGCCACCAGCGCGGGCTTGAGACCCGCGGAAACCCGGCTCACTTCGATACCCTGA